CAGTCATAACACACACAAAACAAGaaatacttacaatgttggggtgcctcccaactagcgctttgtttaacgtcggttagctcgacggtccgaggcggctttacggatcaaaaatcggaacagcttccgaacttcgatcgacttcaccaccaagatacggcttgagtctttgaccattcacagtccaactttcatttgtcgtcggattttcaagcacaaccgctccatagtcttttacttctttgattcggaacggacccgaccacttcgactttaatttacccggaaacaacttcaatctTGAATTAAACAGTAGAACCATTTGACCTTCTTTGAAAtccttctccacaatctttttatcatgatatcctttcactttctccttgtaaattttgttggattcataggcttgtaatcgcaattcttccatctcaagcaattgcaattttctcatttcaccacttgccttagaatcaaagttaagcaacttcaaggcccaaaatgccttatgctccaattcTACGGGTAGATGACAACTTttcccgtaaaccatttgaaacggagtaaaaccaatcggtgccttgtatgccgtacggtaagcccataaagcatcatccaacttctgtgaccaatcctttcttgacgacgaaactgttttttccaagattcttttgatttctcggttggaaacttcggcttgaccattagcttgtggatgataggccgtggttactttgtgcttcacaccatattgttgtaagactttttctagttgtgtgttgcaaaaatgtgagccaccatcactaatgagaatccttggtgttccaaaccttgtgaaaatgtttttcttcaagaacttgattacggtctttccatccgccttcggacatgctattgcttccacccattttgagacataatcaaccgcaaccaaaatatactcacaaccaaaagatgaaggaaatggtcctacaaagtctattccccaacaatcaaacacttccacttctaacatatttgtcaatggcatttcattccttttactcactccaccacttctttgacaattgtcacaactttgtgcatgcaagtaagcatctttgaataacgtcggccaatagaacccggattgaaGAACTTTTGCCGCCGTTCTTTGCCCACCATAATGCCCACCATAaggtgaattatgacaatgccacaagattctcattGCTTCCTCTCTTGTCACACATCTTCTTAgcacaccatccacaccaattttgaacaagtatggatcatcccacacatagaatttggcatcatggagaaacttctttgttgcacttttactccaatcttccggcatccaacccgatgccttatgattagccatgtcagcaaaccacggcctttcttccaccatgaacaacttttcatccgggaatgattccaaaacctcttcttctttgtttgttacctcttcattcaccaaccttgataaatgatccgccaccaagttttctgctcctttcttgtctctaatctctaagtggaattcttgtagcaacaatatccacctaatgagcctttgctttgagtccggcttggtaagcaaatactttatcgctgcatggtcagtgtaaacaacaactttcgaaccaattagataagacctaaatttttctaatgcatatacaatagctagtagttctttttccgttgttgcataattaatttgtgcttcattaagaaccttactagcataatgtatagcatgaaaaatttttccttttctttgacccaacaccgctcctaccgcataatcactagcatcacacattagttcaaaatcaagtttccaatcgggtgctatgattatgggagcggtggtcaatctttgtttcaattcattaaaagccaaaaggcatgcattatcaaaaacaaaagacttatctttgttgagcaagttgctcaaaggctttgcaatctttgagaagtctttgatgaatctcctatagaatcccgcatggcctaagaagcttcgaattcctttgacatttgttggcggtggtaacttctcaataacctccacttttgctcgatcgacttcaattcctttggaagaaactttgtgaccaagaactatgccttcggtaaccatgaaattgcatttttcccaattgaggaccaagttggtttcaacacatcttttcaacacggcatccaaattcttcaagcaaagatcaaatgaagctccaaaaacggagaagtcatccatgaaaacttccattgtcttttctatgaagtccgagaagatagcttgcatacatctttggaaagtggccggtgcattacacaatccaaacggcattcgtctataagcaaaaattccaaagggacaagtgaacgccgttttctcttgatcttccggattgaccgaaatttggttgtacccggaATAGCCATCCAAAAAACAAtagaactcttgacccgataacctttccaacatttggtccataaaaggtaaagggaagtgatctttcctagtagcttggttaagctttcggtaatcaatacacatcctccaacccgtcacggtccttgtcggaatcaactcattcttttcatttgtgatcacggtcattcctcctttctttggtaccacttggactggactcacccatgcactatcggaaataggataaatcattccggcttccaatagtttcaccacttcttttcttacaacttctttcattgtaggattcaaccgacgttgaggttgagctaccggtttaaaatcctcctccatcataattttatgcatacaataggccggactaattccttttaaatcggaaagaacccatcctattgcCTCCTTAttagctttcaacacatgaattaatttctcttcctcttttttAGACAATGAACTACTAATtatcaccggcttcttaccaccttcttcaagaaaaacatatttcaaatggggcggtaacattttcaattctaatttggtttcttccacctttggctcatctttcaactcctccatctttgcttcaaaaggacttatctcttcaaaaacatcaagatctcgcaaacactcttcaatctctttttcttcttcttcattgagaacatcaagagctttggttaatgttttctcaagaggattgaacacatgagctctactttcaacttgcatgataacttcctccatagcatcaattctaaaacaatcacttgtatcatttggatgtttcattgcttccgaaagatcaaaacacacttcctcatcttggaacctcaatttcatcaaaccatcatcaatgtctatcatcatccttgccgtcttcataaaaggtcttcctagaatCAACGGGGTATCAACATCCtcctccatatcaatgacaacaaaatcaaccggaaagaagaacttgtcaactttcacaagtaaatcttccgctatcccaaaaggcatagttgtagacttatcggctaattgaagtgtcattcttgtatttttcatatccacaatgcctaacctcttgaccatggataaaggaatcaaattgatacttgaacccgtgtcaaccaaacctcttccaatatgaatgtcaccaatagtaaccggcaaagtaactcttcctggatctctttccttccttggtaaagtactttgaatgatggcactacatttagcatctaggacaaccgtttcgggctcagtgtaacttcttttcttcgtgaggatgtccttcataaacttggcatattttggcatttgctctaaagcttcaccaaaaggaatattaatttgcaattgcctaaatatgtcaagaaaacgagcatattgcttctcattatctttcttcgAAGGCGCACGAGGGTAAGGTAGATTACGAACGGGGggactcataactttcttctttccttctttaatctttctctttttctctctatttttttcttcttcttcctcacttttttcttcactctcattttcaactaggactccctcatttttctttggttctacttcaccttccacctctttctctttttctatcctaacttcctcctcctcaacctccttctccacttcactttcaagcaccctcccactcctagttacaaccgctttgcaatgctccttaggattggtttgagtgtttgccgtgaatgatggtccggtttgcttctcggctaattgttttgcaagttggccgacttgagtctctaaattctttattgccgcttcattactcttttgattcgccattgatgcttgcatgaattgatttagagtctcctccaactttgaaggcttgtcttgagaaggtggttgttgttgataaggactttgtctttgttgataattatcttgtctccacccttggccatattgcggtgcattaggcctttgttggtatccaccttggttttggtaaggagcttgtctttgttgatagcctccttgattttgattcgccatgtaattcacttcattcaccggtggacaatatccggtagggtggtctccactacaaagctcacacgaagcaacttgtttgttcttgttaggatcatttaattccttgagttgttgaggtaaccttgccatttgttttgtaagctcctccacttgttgagaaagaagcttattctgagcaagaatagcatcattggttcctaattcaataagtcccggtttcttttgaacaactcctcggttatgttgcacctgatgatcattcctggccattttctcaattatctctattgCCTCCTCCGCGGTCTTAGCCATTAAGGAACCTCCAGCTGTAGCATCTAAAAGAAGCTTCGGTTGaggttgtaagccattacgaaaaatgtgaatctgggtgagttcatcaaagccatgactcggacattttctcaacattgacttatacctttcccatgcttcattaagagtttcattcacaccttgagagaacacagaaattgctgtttttgcttcaagcaaccttgactgaggaaagaacctatcaagaaacttttcttctaactcattccaatttgtcatgatttGAGTAGGTTGATCgaggtaccaatcctttgctttaccAATCAATGAGTGAGGAAATAGTCTTTTAAACActtgctcttcctctctttcaggtgctccgactgctccggcaatttcatagaactttgtcaagtgtgtatatgggtcctcatgatcaagccctgcaaagggactagcatagagtagttgaagaatgccagtcttcatttcagaatttcttgcattgttgtcatttcttgcaaactgggctgctcttcttggactgttagcacatggtgctctaggaggtggtggtggtggtgggtcCTGGTCTCCATTccctgccatctcttcttctataacttgtggtgttgaagaagtagttgcttcttgggctaatcttcgttctttggctagtttccttcttcttctggttttactgttcaatctccttgcagttctttcaatttctggatcaaaaagaagctgatctgctgggacactcccacgcataaaccagagctgaaacactaaccaaaaagtgagcaaagactaggtaataataataatatttatactcaaaacacacaaaaactattgctatgcttataatatcttaacgccaatccccggcaacggcgccattttgttagaaagtataagataagtatttttagtatcgtctcctcagggattgatgcgatattatcgccgttctacagcttagtgtattttgagttaagactctggatgtttttagtatcatgaaagataaatagcattaaaagaaattaaagacaataaattcgggtttaaaaacgatttggtaaaactgtgtcaagattagtgttcattagtttgcttcatatgtactccaaagattatatatatgaacctattcatgattaatacaatcacgtatcctctcgatactgtttatctctaaagcaatatcgtgattattatcatattcaccgtcagatgatctctcatgccgacaatcaacatgataatcttaaaagcttgatacttgtgaatatcaactcacaaatctatctctagagtttgtttattgatagatgaatatcttttaggtctagctttgaaacatatctctcaatagtgatccaaaacaacaaatgaaacataaataacaagatattcaccatgtattaatcattaaccaagttcatacataatagatcaaagaaagtacatatttacaaactaactacctctaatcttgacacaagatgaaacttagccctccatatccatggaagcttcaacaacaagcaacaatacaagacctcctagcataaaaatccaaagatgatgaagaaatatgcttgagaaatcttgaatatggatgagtttttcttctttcttctcttgccctagagtgtgtgTGTTGTTGGAATGAAAAAGTGACAAGATAAGATCACAAAAATATCTCCaagtgcctaaaagtagccacttgaaaaagtaccgccgCTTAGCGCCAAGGCGGCCGCTAAGCGGTTCTCAAAAAATATCTGGttccacgctggaggccgctaagcgggattaggccgcttagcggaacttGCTGAGCACAAAATCTTCcctcgccactggaaagcgcgcttagtggccgctaagcggcccttGCTGAACCAAAATTCTTCCTTTGgtctccaaacttgctccaacaTGTCTCAAAACCTCCATATACTTCCCAAAgtgcataaaacctacaaaaagcaaaagaaaagcttaTAATTAAGAGATTTACTACCAaactaaatgttatttatttacactATATCATACCAAAATTAAATGGAAAGAGTgtgagaaaagttatcaaaataccacaaaagttatcaacaaatattcacattttggattctaacacaAATCCGTAGTAGTCGCGGCACATACTGGATTAATACTGCATACTTTAACAAATCCTTTGCTACAAATGGAGCTGAATTTTTCATGTGTGGAAATATAGCCAAACAAATAATCTGAAATGCAAAAACAATAGCAAAATTATCTCTTTCGCATCGGAAAAAATTATATATACTCGATAAAGAATGAAGCTCAAATGAAAGATACCTGTGGAAGTGGAATAATTGATAGAATGTCAATGATGAAATGAGAACTCAAGTATCGTTTCATTATGGCGACAGGATCGTCAACGAGTTCGCCTCTtccgaaaacaagagaaaaaggTGCAATGAATCCGGTTCTAAACTGAAAGATGATGCGAAGAATGTAGAAAAGATCGAAGAACGTGCGGGAAACACTGGCAGTAGTCTGCAACGCTTCATCCAAATCAACACATTTGTTTTTATCGACAATCACCGGAATGTAAAAGAAAAGAGGGTCTACAGAGATGGCCATTACACATGTGATTACGAAGATTTTGTTCCATTTCTGAAGCATAGGCCCTTGTGGATCGAGAATTTTGCTCTTAGAAGAAACTGATTTCTTTGTTTGTCCTTCACTTACAGGGTGAACTACCGAAGAACTTCTTCCGAATATACAAAAAATGCAGCTTGTGAGAGATTGTTGAATCAGAGAGTGGAGATAAAGGTGAAGTCTAAGAAAATCAATGACAACCAGGCATAAGCtgaagatgatgattttgagtatGATGGAACTGAATTGACACCGGAACAGCAAGAGGCTTTAACCGAGATTAGGAGGAAGAAAAGCTTGTTGAGCTTTCTTCTTGTGAAATGTGTCCCGAAAGAATATAACCATTGTAATGCCATAGAAATTTGGTTGACAATATCAATTAGCATCTTACTTATACTTCCTTTATTAAAAGACACTACAGAATCTAAAAGTTCGTCGTCATGTTCCATTTTTTCTGGCTGGCTATACGAGAAACTCACAGAATCAGGGTGAAAACTGAAAACCACGTCCTGGATTTCAATCAAAGATCAGAAAgagaataaataaattgaaattttgtgAATCGTTTTTAAAATGAATGCAGTTTATCAAGTTAAAATTTACCTGAGCTTTCGTCGAGACTACTAGAAGAAAATGAAGCTTCTAAAACAGATCCGGGACTGAGATGATTATCATTGCAAGAGGCTCCTAACAATCTTTCTTGTTTGGTTTCACACACTGATAAGAAAAGAAACCAAAGATAACATCAGGTAGTATAAATAATAATAGGACTCTCCTATACATttgaagtgcttaaaataaaaTCACTTAATTACTTATAATTATCTCACTTTTTCCAAGCTGCACAAATCCATTTAATAGAATAGATTCAATGTACTATCATAGAGTTACAGGATAAAATTCCTCTTCTTGTACATTGTACTACATTCAGAATTTACTATCTTGATGTACATAATCTGTCCCATATCAGGAAAAATAAATAACTGAgtcattaaataaattaattcaatcACTAACAGCAGAGGCTACCGAGCTTATCATGTATTACTATATCATGTATCAtgtatcaaaagaaaagaaaataacaagagcaGAAGCTACCAAGCTTAGATATTAATCAATATTCCCAAAACTATCAATTGGTAGCAATCACTATCGGCAAATATACAGGTTTGTTTTATTGATTAAAAGAGGAGAAAATAACTAGAGCAAAAGCTCCCAAGCTGCCAAGCATGAATGATCAATGATCTCTAGCCCCGAAAGAAACTATTTGCTTACTAGTTTTCCTATATAACAAGCATATCTTATTTCTCAATTACTATCCTTATCTCACGTTCATTTACCATCCAAGGTTCAATTAGGATTCATGAAAGAGCAATACAAGCTTTTTGTTAAAGGCAGGCAATACAAGCATATATTGGCACAAAAAAAGTACCATTAGCAGTAAGCCAAGATAAAGAAGGAAAAATTAACTTCCTTCTTCATATGAGCATCAATGCTAAGTGATGAACTTTGAGAATAATAAAGAGCAAATGCATACCGTTGAAAGATGTGAATGGCTATAGCTGCTACTTAACAAAGCAGTAAACTATACTTTGGTGATCTATAAAACAGATCTGTCTT
The Vicia villosa cultivar HV-30 ecotype Madison, WI linkage group LG6, Vvil1.0, whole genome shotgun sequence genome window above contains:
- the LOC131613673 gene encoding cyclic nucleotide-gated ion channel 1-like, whose amino-acid sequence is MLQKWNKIFVITCVMAISVDPLFFYIPVIVDKNKCVDLDEALQTTASVSRTFFDLFYILRIIFQFRTGFIAPFSLVFGRGELVDDPVAIMKRYLSSHFIIDILSIIPLPQIICLAIFPHMKNSAPFVAKDLLKYAVLIQYVPRLLRICFMHFGKYMEVLRHVGASLETKGRILVQQGPLSGH